In the Thermoplasmata archaeon genome, one interval contains:
- a CDS encoding acyltransferase has translation MVTRIHPTAEVASSASIGDGTSIWHWAQVREGASVGRGCSIGKDVYLDVDVSIGTACKIQNFATIYRGVRIGNRVFVGPHACFTNDPYPRAVSPDWQVVPTSVEDGASIGANATILCGITIGRNAMVAAGAVVTKDVPPHALVAGVPAKIVGWVCECGRPLDRNMRCAHDGKSFPKLKTRPRKARSRPRK, from the coding sequence ATGGTGACGCGGATCCATCCGACCGCAGAGGTCGCATCGTCCGCTTCAATCGGGGACGGGACGTCTATCTGGCACTGGGCGCAGGTTCGGGAAGGAGCTTCGGTCGGTCGTGGATGCAGCATCGGGAAGGACGTTTATCTCGATGTCGACGTCTCGATCGGGACCGCTTGCAAAATCCAGAACTTCGCCACAATCTACCGTGGAGTCCGAATTGGCAATCGCGTCTTCGTCGGCCCCCATGCGTGCTTCACGAACGACCCGTACCCAAGGGCCGTGAGCCCGGACTGGCAGGTCGTGCCGACCAGCGTCGAGGACGGCGCTTCGATCGGCGCGAATGCGACGATTCTATGCGGCATCACGATCGGCCGGAACGCGATGGTGGCCGCCGGCGCGGTCGTCACCAAAGACGTCCCGCCGCACGCCCTCGTCGCGGGCGTCCCCGCCAAGATCGTCGGCTGGGTCTGCGAGTGCGGTCGGCCGCTCGACCGGAATATGCGCTGCGCCCACGACGGCAAGTCGTTCCCCAAACTGAAGACACGGCCGAGGAAGGCCCGTTCCCGCCCTCGGAAGTGA